A single region of the Pogoniulus pusillus isolate bPogPus1 chromosome Z, bPogPus1.pri, whole genome shotgun sequence genome encodes:
- the LOC135173379 gene encoding uncharacterized protein LOC135173379 — MCGHRGSRRAAEEEEEEEEDEREEEEREEEVEEEEEEEEEREEGKEREEGKEEEEEVAARRSPPPGPGRRCCRCRCSCCRCRCCCRRCRCFCCCGRMSCWQLHPPARGLKSALGRRIATKKEQTVKRKKKKKL, encoded by the exons ATGTGCGGGCATAGAGGAAGCCGCCGCGCcgccgaggaggaggaggaggaggaggaggatgagagggaggaggaggagagggaggaggaggtggaggaggaggaggaggaggaggaggagagggaggaggggaaggagagggaggaggggaaggaagaggaggaggaggtcgcCGCTCGCCGTTCGCCGCCGCCGGGGCCcggccgccgctgctgccgctgtCGGTGCTCCTGCTGCCGCTGTcggtgctgctgccgccgctgtCGGTGCTTCTGCTGTTGTGGCCG CATGTCTTGCTGGCAGCttcaccctcctgccagaggtcTGAAATCCGCTTTGGGACGAAGGATTGCGACAAAGAAAGAACAAActgttaaaagaaagaaaaaaaaaaag CTCTGA